In the genome of Cronobacter malonaticus LMG 23826, one region contains:
- the bglX gene encoding beta-glucosidase BglX, translated as MKWLCSVGMAVSLALQPALASEPFGEHPLTPEARDAFVTDLLKKMTVDEKIGQLRLISVGPDNPKEAIRDMIKEGQVGAIFNTVTRPDIRAMQDQVMQLSRLKIPLFFAYDVLHGQRTIFPNSLGLASSFNLDAVKTVGRVSAYEAADDGLNMTWAPMVDVTRDPRWGRGSEGFGEDTYLTSMMGKTMVESMQGKSPADRYSVMTSVKHFAAYGAVEGGKEYNTVDMSSQRLFNDYMPPYKEALDAGSGGVMIALNSLNGTPAASDGWLLKDLLRGDWGFKGITISDHGAIKELIKHGTASDPEDAVRVAIKSGVDMSMADEYYSKYLPNLIKSGKVTMAELDDATRHVLNVKYDMGLFNDPYSHLGPKDSDPQDTNAESRLHRDDARKVARESLVLLKNRLETLPLKKSGTIAVVGPLADSKRDMMGSWSAAGVADQSVTLLQGMKNVAGDKAKILYAKGANVTDDKGIVDFLNLYEPAVVVDKRTPKEMIDEAVNVAKQSDVVVAVVGEAQGMAHEASSRTDLTIPQSQRDLISALKATGKPLVLVLMNGRPLALVKEDQQADAILETWFAGTEGGNAIADVLFGDYNPSGKLPISFPRSVGQIPVYYSHLNTGRPYNPEKPNKYTSRYFDEANGPLYPFGYGLSYTTFSVSDVKLSSPTMKRDGKVTASVTVTNTGKREGATAVQMYLQDVTASMSRPVKQLRGFEKITLKPGESQTVSFPIDIDALKFWNQRMKYDAEPGKFNVFIGLDSARVKQGEFELL; from the coding sequence ATGAAATGGCTTTGTTCTGTGGGTATGGCCGTGAGCCTTGCGCTGCAACCGGCCCTGGCGTCTGAACCGTTTGGCGAGCATCCGCTGACGCCCGAAGCGCGGGATGCGTTTGTCACCGATTTACTCAAAAAAATGACGGTCGATGAGAAAATCGGCCAGCTGCGTCTGATTAGCGTCGGGCCGGATAACCCGAAAGAAGCGATTCGGGACATGATCAAAGAAGGTCAGGTCGGCGCGATTTTCAACACCGTGACCCGCCCGGATATCCGCGCGATGCAGGATCAGGTGATGCAGTTAAGCCGCCTGAAAATTCCGCTGTTTTTCGCCTACGACGTGCTGCACGGCCAGCGCACCATTTTCCCGAACAGCCTCGGGCTCGCCTCCTCGTTTAACCTCGACGCGGTAAAAACCGTGGGCCGCGTGTCGGCATATGAAGCCGCCGACGACGGTCTGAACATGACCTGGGCGCCGATGGTGGACGTCACGCGCGACCCGCGCTGGGGCCGTGGTTCGGAAGGGTTCGGTGAAGATACTTATCTCACCAGCATGATGGGCAAAACGATGGTTGAGTCGATGCAGGGCAAAAGCCCGGCGGATCGCTACTCGGTGATGACCAGCGTGAAACACTTCGCCGCTTACGGCGCGGTGGAGGGTGGCAAAGAGTACAACACTGTTGATATGAGCTCTCAGCGTCTTTTCAACGACTACATGCCGCCATACAAAGAGGCGCTCGATGCGGGCAGCGGCGGCGTGATGATTGCGCTCAACTCCCTAAACGGTACGCCGGCGGCGTCCGATGGCTGGCTGCTGAAAGACTTGCTGCGCGGCGACTGGGGCTTTAAAGGCATCACCATTTCTGACCACGGCGCGATTAAAGAGCTGATTAAACACGGTACGGCGTCCGACCCGGAAGACGCGGTTCGCGTGGCGATCAAATCCGGCGTCGATATGAGTATGGCGGATGAGTACTACAGCAAATACCTGCCGAATCTTATCAAGAGCGGCAAAGTCACCATGGCAGAGCTTGATGACGCCACGCGTCACGTGCTGAACGTCAAATATGACATGGGGCTGTTTAACGATCCGTACAGCCATCTGGGACCGAAAGACTCCGACCCGCAAGACACCAACGCCGAAAGCCGTCTGCACCGCGACGACGCGCGTAAAGTGGCGCGCGAAAGCCTGGTGCTGCTGAAAAACCGTCTGGAGACGCTGCCGCTGAAAAAATCCGGCACCATCGCAGTGGTGGGGCCGCTCGCTGACAGCAAGCGCGACATGATGGGCAGCTGGTCTGCCGCAGGTGTGGCCGATCAGTCCGTCACGCTGCTGCAGGGTATGAAAAATGTCGCGGGCGATAAGGCCAAAATCCTCTACGCCAAAGGCGCTAACGTCACCGACGATAAGGGCATCGTAGACTTCCTGAATCTCTACGAGCCGGCGGTGGTGGTGGATAAACGCACGCCGAAAGAGATGATCGACGAGGCGGTAAACGTCGCGAAGCAGTCTGACGTGGTCGTGGCGGTCGTGGGTGAAGCGCAGGGCATGGCGCATGAGGCGTCCAGCCGTACCGATCTCACCATTCCGCAGAGTCAGCGCGACCTTATCAGCGCGCTGAAAGCGACCGGTAAACCGCTGGTGCTGGTGCTGATGAACGGTCGTCCGCTGGCGCTGGTGAAAGAAGACCAGCAGGCCGATGCGATTCTGGAGACCTGGTTTGCCGGGACCGAAGGCGGTAACGCCATCGCCGACGTGCTGTTTGGCGACTACAACCCGTCAGGCAAGCTGCCAATCTCCTTCCCGCGCTCGGTCGGGCAGATCCCGGTGTACTACAGCCACCTCAACACGGGCCGTCCGTACAACCCGGAAAAACCAAACAAATACACCTCGCGCTACTTTGACGAAGCCAACGGCCCGCTCTATCCGTTCGGTTACGGCCTGAGCTACACCACGTTCAGCGTTTCCGACGTGAAGCTCTCATCACCGACCATGAAGCGTGACGGCAAAGTGACCGCCAGCGTAACGGTGACCAACACCGGCAAGCGCGAAGGTGCTACCGCAGTGCAGATGTATCTCCAGGACGTCACGGCCTCTATGAGCCGTCCGGTGAAACAGCTGCGCGGCTTTGAGAAAATCACGCTGAAACCGGGCGAAAGCCAGACTGTCAGCTTCCCGATCGATATCGACGCGCTGAAATTCTGGAACCAGCGCATGAAATATGACGCGGAGCCTGGCAAATTCAACGTCTTCATCGGGCTGGATTCCGCCCGCGTGAAGCAGGGCGAATTCGAACTGCTGTAA
- the osmF gene encoding glycine betaine ABC transporter substrate-binding protein OsmF, which translates to MMRLKLWSAAGLVLLAAGAQAAEPVKVGSKIDTEGALLGNVILQVLESHGVKTVNKIQLGTTPVVRGAITSGELDIYPEYTGNGAFFFKQENDPAWKNAQQGYEKVKKLDAEQNKLIWLTPAAANNTWTIAVRQDLAQKNKLTSLADLSRYLKEGGTFKLAASAEFIERPDALPAFEKAYQFKLNQDQMLSLAGGDTAVTIKAAAQQTSGVNAAMAYGTDGPVAALGLQTLTDPKGVQPVYAPAPVVREAVLKAYPEMPQWFEPVFKTLDEKTLQELNAQIAVEGLDAGKVASQWLKEKGLVK; encoded by the coding sequence ATCATGAGGCTAAAACTCTGGAGCGCGGCAGGCCTGGTACTGCTGGCGGCAGGCGCGCAGGCGGCCGAGCCGGTGAAAGTGGGCTCGAAAATCGACACCGAAGGCGCGCTGCTTGGCAACGTGATTCTGCAGGTGCTGGAAAGCCACGGCGTGAAAACGGTCAACAAAATCCAGCTGGGCACCACGCCAGTCGTGCGCGGGGCGATCACCTCTGGCGAGCTGGATATCTACCCGGAATACACCGGCAACGGGGCGTTTTTCTTTAAGCAGGAGAACGATCCTGCGTGGAAGAACGCGCAGCAGGGCTATGAGAAAGTCAAAAAGCTCGACGCCGAACAGAACAAGCTTATCTGGCTGACGCCTGCGGCGGCGAACAACACCTGGACTATCGCGGTGCGTCAGGACCTGGCGCAGAAGAACAAGCTGACCTCGCTTGCCGACCTCAGCCGCTATCTGAAAGAGGGCGGGACGTTCAAACTCGCCGCCTCGGCGGAGTTTATCGAGCGCCCGGACGCGCTGCCGGCCTTTGAAAAAGCCTACCAGTTTAAACTTAACCAGGACCAGATGCTGTCGCTCGCGGGTGGTGACACCGCGGTGACTATCAAAGCGGCGGCCCAGCAGACCTCCGGCGTTAACGCCGCGATGGCCTATGGCACCGATGGCCCGGTGGCGGCGCTCGGCCTGCAAACGCTCACCGATCCGAAAGGCGTGCAGCCGGTTTACGCGCCCGCGCCGGTCGTGCGCGAAGCCGTGCTGAAAGCCTACCCGGAGATGCCGCAGTGGTTTGAGCCGGTCTTTAAGACGCTGGATGAGAAAACGCTTCAGGAGCTGAACGCGCAGATCGCAGTAGAAGGGCTGGATGCCGGTAAAGTGGCGTCACAGTGGCTTAAAGAAAAAGGACTGGTGAAATAA